One Actinomycetota bacterium genomic window, GCCGGGCCTTCGCAAAATCGAAATCGCAGGTCAAGGCTACATTTTCGTCACCTCCCGCCCCGGCGGCGGGTCAGCCCTTCCGGCCTCTGAGCGGCCCCTTCGCCCCCTTCTGACCCCGCCCACCGCAGCGCGTCGCCGACACGCCGGACGGGCACCACCTGCATGCCGTCCGGCCCTTTCGCCGTCCCAGCCGCGAACACCGTGGTGATTCCCGCCCCTTTCGCCGCGGCCAGGCGCTGCGGCATGCCGGGGGCCGGCCGGACCTGACCGGTCAGGCTGACCTCTCCCACGAACGCCGAGGCCCGGGGGGGAGCCCGGCCCGTCGCCGCGGACGCCAGCGCGGCGGCCACCGCCAGGTCGCATCCGGGATCGTCGATGCGCAACCCTCCCGAGGACGCTCCGTACAGCTCGGCTCGGGCCAGCGGCAGCCGGGTGGCCCGATCCACCACCGCGGCGACCAGCGAGAACCGTCGCAGATCGAGGCCGGCCGCCTGGCGCCGGGGCGCCCCCTCGGTGTCGACCACCAGGGCCTGGACCTCCACGGCCAGGGCTCGACGGCCGGCCATCGGCAGCGCGGTGGCCGCGCCCGGCCCGCCGTCCCCGGGCGCCAGCACCTTGGCCGGGTCGACCTCCGCCAACCCGTGGGTTCCCATCTCGAACCAGGCCACCTCCCCTTCGGGGCCGAACCGGTTCTTCCCGCCCGCCAGCACCCGGAGGCCTGAGCGCGTGTCGCCCTCGAAGGACAGCACGACGTCCACGGCGTGCTCCAGGGTCCGCGGGCCGGCCAGGTCGCCGTCCTTGGTGACGTGACCGGTCACGAGCACCGTGATCCCCTCCTGCTTGGCCAGCCCGACCAGGGCGTCCGTGCACCCGCGGACCTGGGACGGCCCGCCGGCCATGGACGGCGACGAAGGGTCGCGCACCGTCTGGATCGAATCGACGGCCAGGAAGAACGGATGCTCCGCCGTCGCCGCGTCGAGCACCTCCGGGAGTTCCCTGCCGGGGGTGAACGAGAGCCGTTCGCCGTCCAGGCCCAGCCGGCGGACCCGGGTCGCCACCTGGCCCCGGGACTCCTCGCCGGACGCGAGGAGGCAGGTGAACCCGGCCACCGACAGGTTGGCCATCACGTGGAGGAGAAGGGT contains:
- a CDS encoding DNA repair protein RadA, which gives rise to MARVRTSLSCSECGQPASQWAGRCPGCGAWGTIAERAAERSSGRSPGPGRRPTVSTLMAAEAPGERVGTGFAGLDRVLGGGLMPSSVVLLAGEPGIGKSTLLLHVMANLSVAGFTCLLASGEESRGQVATRVRRLGLDGERLSFTPGRELPEVLDAATAEHPFFLAVDSIQTVRDPSSPSMAGGPSQVRGCTDALVGLAKQEGITVLVTGHVTKDGDLAGPRTLEHAVDVVLSFEGDTRSGLRVLAGGKNRFGPEGEVAWFEMGTHGLAEVDPAKVLAPGDGGPGAATALPMAGRRALAVEVQALVVDTEGAPRRQAAGLDLRRFSLVAAVVDRATRLPLARAELYGASSGGLRIDDPGCDLAVAAALASAATGRAPPRASAFVGEVSLTGQVRPAPGMPQRLAAAKGAGITTVFAAGTAKGPDGMQVVPVRRVGDALRWAGSEGGEGAAQRPEGLTRRRGGR